Part of the Shewanella eurypsychrophilus genome is shown below.
TAAGAGTGAGCCGGTAAAGGCAATGCTTGAAGCACACCAAGGGCCTGTCGTCGGCCTTCATCCTATGTTTGGTCCAGATGTTGGCAGCCTTGCTAAACAAGTTGTTGTAGTCTGCCATGGCCGTGACAGTGAACAATATCAGTGGTTATTGGAGCAAATCCAGATCTGGGGTGCACGAATAGTTGAAGCCGAACCTGAGAGACATGATAAAGCCATGCAACTGGTTCAGGCGATGCGACATTTTTCCTCTTTTGTCTATGGATTAAACCTCTACAAAGAGGAAGCTGATATCGAATCATTGTTGCAATTTAGCTCACCTATTTATCGGTTAGAGCTCGCGATGGTGGGGCGTTTGTTTGCACAGAGTCCTGAGCTGTACGCCGATATTATTTTCGCGCAGAAAGAGAGCATGCAAGCAATCGGAGACTATTTAGACAATTACTCGCAAGCTTTGTCTCTGCTTCAAGCTGGGGACCGCAATGCTTTTGTGGATCAGTTTAAAGAGGTCGCACAGTGGTTTGGTGATTTTGCACCACAGTTTCAGCGTGAAAGCCGTGCCATGTTGCAGTCAGTTAATGACATGAAGACTGACTAGATTAATTTATACGTCTTAAACGGTAGCTTTGCTGCCGTTTTTTTACACATATCGTACTCAGTTATCATTTTTCTGCGCTAACATACTTTAAAATTATCAGCTTCCGCCTCCGAGTCATTTACATTAATCACTACTTTTCCCCTCGGTTTATTAGTGAATTAGGAAGTTGATCTATCTCATAGTTTTCATCATTAAAATTAATATTGCTTCGAAGCTGACACTAATCGATTTATAATCGCCCTATAACATGCAAATAAAAAGCATGATTAAAAATAGGAGCAGTCGTAATGTTTTGTATTCAGTGTGAGCAAACAATTAGAACCCCAGCAGGAAATGGTTGTAGCTATTCTCAGGGAATGTGCGGCAAGCTTGCCGAAACTTCCGATCTACAAGATCTACTTATTTATGTACTTCAAGGCGTATCTGCATACGCAGTAAAGGCGCGTGAGTTCGATATTATCGATCATGAAATTGACACCTATGTGCCAAAAGCCTTCTTTGCGACCTTGACCAACGTTAACTTCGATGATGCTAGACTCGTCGAGTATATTGAGCAAGCTAACGTTTACCGTAGCCGCTTGCAAGCTGCCTATGAGAGTGCTTGTGCTGCTAAAGGTGTTACACCTGCTGAGTTGAGTGCTCCTGCACAATTAATTTTAGCCACTTCAAAGCCTGAGATGATCGCTCAAGCTCCATTGGCTGCTCCGAACCGTGGCGATGTTCACGAAGATATTTTAGGTCTTCGCCTTTTATGTTTATACGGACTAAAAGGCGCGGCTGCTTATATGGAGCACGCACGCGTTCTTAACCAGACTAATGATGAAGTCGCAGGCCAGTTCCATGAAATTATGGCTTTCCTTGGTGAAGATTCAGTGGATGCTGATAAGCTTTTCGCTACATCAATGGAAATTGGCCAGTTAAACTACAAAGTGATGGCAATGTTAGATGAAGGTGAGACAGAATCCTTCGGCCATCCAGAGCCAACTCAGGTAAATACCGTTGCGATAAAAGGTAAGGCAATCTTGGTCTCTGGCCATGATATGGTCGATCTTGAAATTATTCTTAAGCAAACTGAAGGTAAGGGCATCAATGTCTTTACTCACGGTGAGATGTTACCTGCATTGGCTTATCCAGAGCTTAAAAAATATCCACACTTAGTGGGTAACTATGGTAGTGCTTGGCAGAACCAACAGAAAGAGTTCGCTAACTTCCCTGGTGCGGTAGTGATGACCTCTAACTGTATTGTCGATCCGAATGTAGGCAACTACGCAGATCGTATCTTCACTCGTAGTATCGTTGGTTGGCCGGGAGTGACTCACTTAGTGGGTGATGACTTCACGCCAGTTATCGAGAAAGCATTAGCGCTTGATGGCTTCACTTATGATGAGATCCCCCATCTTATCACCATAGGTTTTGCCCGAAATGCATTGATGGCAGCCGCTCCAGCAGTGGTTGAGAACGTGAAAAATGGCTCTATTAAGCACTTCTTCCTCGTCGGCGGTTGTGATGGTGATAAGGCTGAGCGTAGCTACTTCACTGATATCGCGACTCAGGCACCTGATGACTCTGTGATCCTGACTCTGGGTTGTGGTAAATTTAAGTTTAACAAACTTGAGTTTGGTGATATTAACGGTATCCCGCGTTTGCTAGATATTGGCCAATGTAATGACTCCTACTCAGCGATTCAGCTTGCTCTTGCTCTGTCTGAAGCATTTGAGTGTGAGCTCAATGAGTTGCCATTAAGCATCGTGCTTTCTTGGTTTGAGCAAAAAGCAATTGTTGTCTTGCTGACACTCTTATCATTAGGCGTTAAGAATATTCGTACCGGCCCAACACCTCCGGCATTCTTAACCGATAACTTGCTTAAAATATTGGAAGATAAATTTGGTCTTCGTAATACATCGACTGCAGAAGAAGATCTTAAGACAATGCTAAACGTCGCTTAATCTGCTAGTGAAATAACTGACCATGCCTTGTATCTCGTCATTGAGACAGATACAAGCTGGTCAGTTAACTTTTCAATTTTTAGCCCTCTATTTCAATATTTTATAAATTCGTGGGAACATCATGACTACCGATACGATTTCAAAACCATATTCTGATGAGTTGCAGCTTACCTCTCCTAGTTGGCAGCATGGGGAAGTTGAACTTTTATGTGTAGAAAGGTGGCATGAAACCCATGATGTGATTAGCTTTCGTTTTCAAGGTGCTCAGCCGGTAAAGTTTCAGTTTAAACCTGGTCAATTTTTAACTTTCAAGACTCAAATTGATGGCCAGTTAACTTATCGTAGTTATACGATATCTTCATCCCCCTCTCGTCCGTACTCTATCGTGGTGACAATTAAGCGTATTGAAGGTGGACTGGTATCGAACCATTTAGCCGATTCACTCAAGGTGGGTGATAGCATCACTGCAACCGGGCCGGACGGTGTATTTAACCTGGTTGATATTAAAGCCGATAAGTTTCTGTTCTTGAGTGCTGGCAGTGGTATTACACCTATGTATTCTATGTCACGCTGGTTAACTGATACTCAGGTTGGCGCCGACATTGCATTTCTACATTGTGCTAAGAGTCCAGATGATCTGATCTTTAAATCTGATTTAGATAGAATTAATCACAATAACCCAGCCTTCAAGCTTAGTATGATCCTTGAGTCCGGTGCTGAGCAGCTAGAGAGCTCGGTAGCCTGTGAATCTGGTCGAATCAATGCTGATAGCCTTCAATGCCTAGTTAAAGACTTTCACCAGCGAACAGTTTTTGTCTGTGGACCCGAACCTTTCATGAAAGGGGTTAAGTCTCTATTAGAAGAGATAGGTTTCGATATGACTATGTATCACCAAGAGAGCTTTGGTGGCGCAGTGGTAGCCTCTGAGGGAGATAAAGCGACTGATCTGGATGCCGTATCAGAGCAAGCAGGTTTTATGCTCAGCATAGGTGATCGCCGCAGAAGTATGAGTCAAGATCAAAGCTTACTTGAAGGGATTGAAGCCGAAGGCTTACCCATTATCGCAGCCTGCCGCTCAGGAGTTTGCGGAGCGTGTAAGTGTCAGGTCTTAGAAGGCGATACTGAGTCGAGCAGCGAGATGACATTGACCCCGGATGAGATTGAGCAAGGCTTTGTGTTGGCATGCTCGACTAAGCTAAAGAGTGATGTGACGTTAGCCTTGTAGACATGGTTTAGCAACTTTGCCCGCTAGAACCAGCAATATCATGCAGGGTATTATTGTACGAATGTAACTTCTGTTGATTTTTTACTGTGCTGAGTTTGCGCAAAAGCCTTTGACAACGTATTGTTAGAGATGAGTCTAGCTCATTCATCTTTAACTTAGCGTTTTTGGAGATTATCTATGTTATCGACACCCTTGCACAGAGCATCAGTAGACGATCCAAGTTTAGCGCATCTTCTATATGCTTTGATGTCAGCCTTTCCTGTTTTCTTTTTACCTACCTTAGTCGGCTTATTTATCAATTTGGGGCAAAATACCTCTTGCTCTGGTGATATGCTTTCCTCTCATCTTAGGTGGCAAAGGCATTCAATCATAGGTTTTATGTTAGTTGGAGGCATAGGCTTGTCGTTAACCCAAGTTTGGTTGAGTTTTGTAATTTGTTTGACAGCTACGCTTTGGTTTTGTCATCGAATTCTCAAAGGCTGGCTTAATCTCAGCGATGGTGTTGCAATATAGACGCTAGGCTATCGATTTTATCTGCAAGTAAGCCACAAAAAGAGGACATCATGTGTCCTCTTTTTTAGTGGGGGAATGCTAAGCCTGTTAGCTGTAAATATTCCTTAGCAGCTCGCTGTGGCTTTTAAGCTCTGAATTAAAGATTTCTGTATTAGATGAAAAATTCAACACTAGACCATCAGCATTAAGTTGCTTGGCAGCTTTTGAGTGAGCCAGTAAAGTATTAGGCGTAGAAGAGTAACTAGGATTAACCAAAATAGGCAGATGCGATAAACTCTTAAGCTCGACTAAACCGGCAAGGTCTAAAGAGGGTTTAAGCGAATCATTAAACGTTCTTATTCCTGATTCACATAAGGTGAGCTGTTGATTTCCTTGGCTCAAAATAACCTCGGCGGCTGCAAGATACTCTTCAACACTGGCCATAGTATTACGCTCTAAAATGACAGGCATATGCAGGGAACCGACCTTTTTTAATAAGGCGATATTGTGCATCTGTTTTCCTGTGATGAGCAGTATAGTGCCATGCTCTGCAGCTAATTGTAATTCAGCCTCGTGCTCAACGGCTATGATGCACTCTAAGCCAAATTGAAATACAGATTTTTTGAATTCAATAATGCTTTGTTCAACATTTTGTTGTCGTGATAAACCTTCGATCACGATAGCCTGAAAACCAGCTTCTTTTATGGTTTTAGCTTTTTGGCTAAATAACTGACTTTCTTGTGGTAAAGATAGCAAGGCTAATGCACCAAATTGCCCATCACCAATTTGTAATTGTCCGCAGCTCATCTGGGAGGCTTGCGGTTTATGTACCTTACTTGAGCGTAACACTTGCTGTTGAATATCTGTGTGCTTTACAGCCTCATCATTTGAGTTTTGTGCTCTGCTGGTGTCTGGTTCAATAATCAGTTGGCTATTAGTGAGTTGAGTTGGGCTAACGGTTTCACAAGGGTAACAACCTAATACCTTAATAAATCGAGTAATACGCTCTAATTCTTTTAATGCAGATTGCATGTCCGGGCTGGATAAATTCGCGTCAAGATCGAGGTAAAACATCTCTTCCCAAGGTGTACCAGGAATGGGACGAGATTCAAGCTTGCTCATATTGAGGTTATGCGCTTTTAGTACCAGCAGCGCTTCAACTAGTGCACCAGGCTTTTGGCCTGTAGCCATGATCAGTGTCGATTTAGCAGGTAATTGTTCAGGAACTGCAATTGCTTTGCGCGCAACAACGATAAAGCGACTCTGGTTGATCTTCTGGTTAGCTAAATCCTGCTCGATAGCTTCAAGTTGATAAAGGGCGCCGCCTTCGGCACTGCCAATGGCGGCAACACTGTTATCACTGCACTCCATGACTCTATCCATAGCCTCAGCACTGCTAGAACAATATTCGAGTTTATATTCTGAGTGTAGCGCAAGGTAACGACTACATTGACTAATCGGCTGAGGGTGGGCAAAGACCGTTTTTATATCTTTAGGGTTTGAACCTGTTTTGGCTAGTAAACAATGTCCGACCTCTATGGTTGTTTCACCGACAATAGCCAAGCTAGTATGTTGGAGTACATCATAGACTTCATTGATTGAGCCTGAAGAGGTATTTTCAATAGGAAGAAAACCATAGTCAGCATGGCCAGATTCAACAGCCTGGACAATCTCATCAAAGCTTTTGCATCCTAAGTCTTGCATATCGACCTGACGTCTATCGCAATATCGGCTAGCCGCTAAATATGAGTAGGACCCTCTAGCACCTAAGTAAGCGACACAATATTGTTGCTTCTGAGAGTCTGGGTTAGCTCTTCCTTGTAGATAGGCTTGTTGATTAAGTACCGAATCTTCGATAATGCTTTGGTATAGAGAGATGACATAATGGGCATCTAAACCTTGCTCTCGACCTTGTTTAACGAGTCTTGCCAGCAGCTCTTTTTCTCTTTGAGTATCACGAATAGGACGAATATCGATCTCTTTACTGCGAGCTACATCCAGGCTCAAATTTCGACGCTTTGCTAATAATGCCAATAGGTCCTTATCTAAAGCGGTGATCTGTTCACGTGTCTGATTCAAAGCCTGTGGTTTGCTCATACTTCCCTCTATATCGCGATTTAAATTTACAAAATTTGATTACAAAAAAGCCCCCCTAATGGGAGGCTTTGGAATTTTCACTTTCGTTTTTACACCGAAATTCCGCCTCCCAAGGTGGGGGGAATAAAAAAGAAAGTAAAAAAGTGGTCGCTAAACAATTTCATCATTACAAATTAAAGCTCGTGCTCTGTGGTGTCAATGAAAACTTATGCAAATTGCGAGATAACTTTTTATGGGATGTTTTGAGAAGAATTAAAAAAGCGCACCTGAAGTGCGCTTTGGAATGAAACGAAATAAATATCAAACTGTGTGTGCCTCCTAATTCATACTGAATCTTATTTTTTAGCTTCTTGACCTATTTAAGAAGGGAAGCGAAGTTTAAGACTCAATAAGCACCTCAAAAAAATATGAAGAATTAATCATTTAAGATTCAGGCATCATTGCTGTTTTTAGCATTATGGCCGAATGCATTGCTGTCGCTTGTGTCATTAGCCGTCGCTGCATTACTGGCATGTCATAGCCTGTGTTCATGTTACGTTTTACATTGTCTATATAACGATTGAACGGATCTTTTGTGTAGTATGCCTTCTGTTATTCCAGTTTGAAGCAATCAAACACTTCGTCATTTTTGTATGGGAAGTGATGTTTAGGCTTCTAGCGTCTCAGTGTTGCAATGTGAGAAGCGTTATTTACAAAATCAGGCGTGTTAGCTGCTATAGCTTATTGGCCATTGCATAGCTTATGCTATTGTCTGTAGCCTTGCCGCATTATGGCGTGTATATCGCCTGTCCCCTTGTACTAATTGAAATGTAACTTTTCCCAAACCGATCATTTTCTCCACTGTGGTATGAGAGTTGCCATGCTTCGCCACCTAAGTTGTGGAAAGTAGAGCGATAAAATCTCATGTGAAGCTTCAATTTAATTTAAGCGTATAGCGGGCTGCTAGCCTGTCACCGATGTTGCTTTATAAAGCGATTCTAAGTGAGCTTCACTACGCTTACAGGGTATATAAAAACGGCATCCTCCTTAATAAGTGAAAATAATTATTCTCTACCTTCACCATATCTTAATAATAGCATGGTGAAGGGGTTTCGCTCTGTTTTTAGCAGATTTTAACTTCAAATGACGAATCTAATAATCGGCTGTTTTATCGTCACTATTATCAATAAGTGGTTATCATATTTAGTGGGTTAAGCTGCATAGTTTTTTTCGAATTCATTTTCGATTTCATTATCTAAATTAGCATCAACCGACTCTTCTGCACGCTTTAAATTTGTATGACGTTGAGCTTCTGGTTTATGAGTTTGGCGGTTGAGTTGTTTTTCAAGCTTTTGACCCATGGCATTTATTGCCGAGTAAAGGTCATCATGTTTGGCTTGTGCAAACAACTTGTGTCCCGGGATCCCTATCGAAGCTTCGATTTTGAATTGCTGCTTCTCTTGTATGATGATCACGTGGGGATTAATGAGTTGAATATCATGTCTAGATAGCTTTTCTAAACGTGCTTCGATACGCTCACGGATAAGTGGAGTAACTTCAAGGTGTTTGCTTGTAATCTTTGTCATATATTGAACCTTTTGTTGTTTCCTTGAATTCAGACTACCAATCTCAGCCACGAAAGTCGTGATCTAAATCACGTTTTAATCGCTGTATTTACCTGTTCGCGTTTAATTTGATCACTTAGACATTTTTTGTAAAAAACGCCCTAAAAAGTCTTGATAACTGCTGAAAACAGGCTCATATTTGAATGGATAAGTTTAGTTACTTTTGTAGACTTGCCTCTCCATTCTTCTTCAAATATCATCAGCAACACATCTTTTTAGTCCCTATCTCGGGGCTAGTCGTTAGGTTTAGCTAGGTAAATAATGAACAATAAAGTAAAAGTTTGGGATATTTCTACCAGATTATTCCATTGGGGAATGATTGGTCTGCTAGCAGGCTTATGGTGGTCGGCTGATGCTGGAGAACTTGTTTGGCATCAAGTATTAGCTTATTCGTTAATGGTATTGATTGTTTTTCGAATTATTTGGGGGCTTGTTGGCTCAGATACCGCTAAGTTTAGCCATTTTATTAAACACCCAAAAACCGTGTTTCAGTATGTAGGAAGTATAAAACGTCATGGTGTGTCATCTAGCGTTGGGCATAACCCGTTAGGGGGCTATATGGTTATAGCACTTATCGCTGTGGTTACATTACAGCTATCGACAGGTTTGTTTGCTACCGATGAAATATTTACCGAAGGGCCTCTTTATAGTTATGTGGCCAGTGACACGGCTTTATGGTTAACCTGGCTTCATAAACAGACGTTCAATATTATTTTATTGCTGGCATCGATTCATGTGTTAGCCGTGCTCGTTCACACGGTTAAAGGCGATAAGCTTATTCTGCCAATGATCACTGGCTACAAAAACATCTCTGAAGCAGCGAATGTGTCGCTGGGGTTCAGGTCGGTTTTTATTGCTCTGGCATTATTTTCTGCTTTGGCAACACTTGTGGGTAATTATCTTATTTGGCCAATGGTGCAGATGTTGTAAAACATTTTTTCCGATTGGTATAAGGGTTTAAATATAAAAAGGCTAGGGTTATCAAACTCTAGCCTTTTTATTTCAACTTACAATTTAGCGATTAGTCTTTTTTATAAACGTCGTGGCAGCCTTTACAGCTCTTAGCTACGCTCATAAATGACTGCTTTATAAGTTTTTTGTCATCTGAAGTTGAAGCTATTGCCAATGCGGCAGCATTGTCTTGCAAGGTCTTCATTTGTGTATCGAAATCAGCTTTATCAGCCCATATCTTAGCCAAAGCGCCAGTTTCGCCTTTATCAGAGCCAGCAATAAAGCCTTCTAATGGAAGCTTAGATAGTGCTGCAACATTTTGTGCCCTCATCGCGAATATTTCAGCATCGAAAGGCTTCTTACCTTTTAACATCGCGCCCATATCACCAAAATTGTATGCCATTAGGCTGAAAGCTGATTGACGGTAATCGATGGCGTCATCAGTTTCTTTAAAGTTATTAGCCTGTACTGCAGCAGTAAAAAGAGTACCTGATAGTAAAGCTAAGATGGTCATTTTGAAATTTTTATTCATAGTATTGCTCTCACGTTTTTTCTGGTTATGTGATCTGTCTAGGGTATTGTATTCTGTTTTTGTATTCAGATACTATCCAAAAACTCAAGGGTTTACATGTAAAGATGCAACAAGTTATGACTCATATTAAAAACGGCAGAATCTTCTAGAATAATCTTGTCGATAAGTTTGGCTTAAGCGCATTTGTTGATACACTAACGTAATGGTTGACCAGTACGCAGGAGAGTTTATGAGAGCTGAATGGGGATTAGTGTTGGAGAAGGTGGTAACTCACCATGATCATAAGGCACTTATAGAGTTATTTGAATTGTTACTCACAGAAGATGAACGCAGTGCTATCGCCAGCCGTCTTAAAGTGTTTCAAGCACTTTTGAGTGGTCAATTAAGCCAACGCCAAATAGCGGGGGAGTTTCAAATTAGTATTGCGACTATCACTCGTTGCTCAAACTATTTGAAGAATATGACAGATGAGCAAAGAGCGAAAATAAAACTTCTTATTCTGGAGTAATCATCGACGGTTAAAAGTTTGGATATCTCTGGGAACAAGGTAAACAATGGCGTCGGTATGAAGAGCGTCTAACGAGTATGTACAAAGAGTAGGTCATTAAACAGATACCCGCTATTGGGCCAATACCTGAAGGTAAAAATTTAAAAATTAAGGTTGCCACTAACAAGTAAATAAAGGGTGTAAGGTTATAGATTGAGCTTGGCCATACACCTGATTTTCGTTTTCTCAATGGATCGGTGCGCCTGTTTTGTGAACGCATATTATAGATTTGTGCCCCGATGAAGAACATGACTAAGGCTGAAACGATAGCGAAGCCTTGATCTAGCATGAGCAAGCTTAATGTACCTACGCTGATATAGCCTAAGGGAAGTACTTCATAAACAGGTTTGGATAACATAAACATTCCTTTGCTTGTCGGTAGGTTGCGAATCCATCGCATTTCGATTAGCTGAGTATAGAGTAAAGAAAGCCCATCTGGCAGTAAAAGCGTCGATGGGCTTAGAACCATTTATAATGAGTTAAAGCAAAATTATGCTTTAATCATTAAAAGCTCATATAGCTTTAGTTTGGCTATTAGTGTTTACAACCACAACCGCCATTACCATCGCAACCTTCTTTAGCGGGCTCATCTTCTTTCTCACTGCAGCATCCGCCTTCATGTTTATGTTCATGATCGGAACCACCACAACAACCACCTTCATGTTCATGTTCTGAGCCACAGCTACCATGGGCGTGAATATGGCCATGGGCAATCTCTTCAGCGCTGGCTTCACGGACTTCTAGTACTTCAACGCTGAAGCTTAGAGATTGGCCAGCTAATGGGTGGTTACCATCGACAATAACCACATCATCTTTAACTTCTTTGACCTGAACTGGGCGTTGACCCATTTCAGTTT
Proteins encoded:
- the trpR gene encoding trp operon repressor; amino-acid sequence: MRAEWGLVLEKVVTHHDHKALIELFELLLTEDERSAIASRLKVFQALLSGQLSQRQIAGEFQISIATITRCSNYLKNMTDEQRAKIKLLILE
- the hcp gene encoding hydroxylamine reductase; translation: MFCIQCEQTIRTPAGNGCSYSQGMCGKLAETSDLQDLLIYVLQGVSAYAVKAREFDIIDHEIDTYVPKAFFATLTNVNFDDARLVEYIEQANVYRSRLQAAYESACAAKGVTPAELSAPAQLILATSKPEMIAQAPLAAPNRGDVHEDILGLRLLCLYGLKGAAAYMEHARVLNQTNDEVAGQFHEIMAFLGEDSVDADKLFATSMEIGQLNYKVMAMLDEGETESFGHPEPTQVNTVAIKGKAILVSGHDMVDLEIILKQTEGKGINVFTHGEMLPALAYPELKKYPHLVGNYGSAWQNQQKEFANFPGAVVMTSNCIVDPNVGNYADRIFTRSIVGWPGVTHLVGDDFTPVIEKALALDGFTYDEIPHLITIGFARNALMAAAPAVVENVKNGSIKHFFLVGGCDGDKAERSYFTDIATQAPDDSVILTLGCGKFKFNKLEFGDINGIPRLLDIGQCNDSYSAIQLALALSEAFECELNELPLSIVLSWFEQKAIVVLLTLLSLGVKNIRTGPTPPAFLTDNLLKILEDKFGLRNTSTAEEDLKTMLNVA
- a CDS encoding chorismate mutase yields the protein MSKPQALNQTREQITALDKDLLALLAKRRNLSLDVARSKEIDIRPIRDTQREKELLARLVKQGREQGLDAHYVISLYQSIIEDSVLNQQAYLQGRANPDSQKQQYCVAYLGARGSYSYLAASRYCDRRQVDMQDLGCKSFDEIVQAVESGHADYGFLPIENTSSGSINEVYDVLQHTSLAIVGETTIEVGHCLLAKTGSNPKDIKTVFAHPQPISQCSRYLALHSEYKLEYCSSSAEAMDRVMECSDNSVAAIGSAEGGALYQLEAIEQDLANQKINQSRFIVVARKAIAVPEQLPAKSTLIMATGQKPGALVEALLVLKAHNLNMSKLESRPIPGTPWEEMFYLDLDANLSSPDMQSALKELERITRFIKVLGCYPCETVSPTQLTNSQLIIEPDTSRAQNSNDEAVKHTDIQQQVLRSSKVHKPQASQMSCGQLQIGDGQFGALALLSLPQESQLFSQKAKTIKEAGFQAIVIEGLSRQQNVEQSIIEFKKSVFQFGLECIIAVEHEAELQLAAEHGTILLITGKQMHNIALLKKVGSLHMPVILERNTMASVEEYLAAAEVILSQGNQQLTLCESGIRTFNDSLKPSLDLAGLVELKSLSHLPILVNPSYSSTPNTLLAHSKAAKQLNADGLVLNFSSNTEIFNSELKSHSELLRNIYS
- a CDS encoding c-type cytochrome, encoding MNKNFKMTILALLSGTLFTAAVQANNFKETDDAIDYRQSAFSLMAYNFGDMGAMLKGKKPFDAEIFAMRAQNVAALSKLPLEGFIAGSDKGETGALAKIWADKADFDTQMKTLQDNAAALAIASTSDDKKLIKQSFMSVAKSCKGCHDVYKKD
- the tyrA gene encoding bifunctional chorismate mutase/prephenate dehydrogenase, giving the protein MNEKTTADLENLRGLIDGVDQQLLHLLRKRLDLVAQVGAVKHGAGLPIYAPQREAAMLAKRRGEAVSMNVSPQLIEDILRRLMRESYLNEKDVGFKQVNPDLGHVVIVGGEGKLGGLFSQMLTLSGYQVKVLDKDDWARAEEIFDGAGLVIVTVPISITCSLIKDKLSNLSAECILADLTSVKSEPVKAMLEAHQGPVVGLHPMFGPDVGSLAKQVVVVCHGRDSEQYQWLLEQIQIWGARIVEAEPERHDKAMQLVQAMRHFSSFVYGLNLYKEEADIESLLQFSSPIYRLELAMVGRLFAQSPELYADIIFAQKESMQAIGDYLDNYSQALSLLQAGDRNAFVDQFKEVAQWFGDFAPQFQRESRAMLQSVNDMKTD
- the hpf gene encoding ribosome hibernation-promoting factor, HPF/YfiA family; its protein translation is MTKITSKHLEVTPLIRERIEARLEKLSRHDIQLINPHVIIIQEKQQFKIEASIGIPGHKLFAQAKHDDLYSAINAMGQKLEKQLNRQTHKPEAQRHTNLKRAEESVDANLDNEIENEFEKNYAA
- a CDS encoding hybrid-cluster NAD(P)-dependent oxidoreductase, with amino-acid sequence MTTDTISKPYSDELQLTSPSWQHGEVELLCVERWHETHDVISFRFQGAQPVKFQFKPGQFLTFKTQIDGQLTYRSYTISSSPSRPYSIVVTIKRIEGGLVSNHLADSLKVGDSITATGPDGVFNLVDIKADKFLFLSAGSGITPMYSMSRWLTDTQVGADIAFLHCAKSPDDLIFKSDLDRINHNNPAFKLSMILESGAEQLESSVACESGRINADSLQCLVKDFHQRTVFVCGPEPFMKGVKSLLEEIGFDMTMYHQESFGGAVVASEGDKATDLDAVSEQAGFMLSIGDRRRSMSQDQSLLEGIEAEGLPIIAACRSGVCGACKCQVLEGDTESSSEMTLTPDEIEQGFVLACSTKLKSDVTLAL
- the slyD gene encoding peptidylprolyl isomerase, which gives rise to MKITQHCAVSIHYRLTNEQGELIEDSFGGEPMLYLHGADNMIPGLEAELEGKVAGDKLEVSVSSESGYGPYHDGLRQEVPVSAFGDIQDIVPGMRFIAETEMGQRPVQVKEVKDDVVIVDGNHPLAGQSLSFSVEVLEVREASAEEIAHGHIHAHGSCGSEHEHEGGCCGGSDHEHKHEGGCCSEKEDEPAKEGCDGNGGCGCKH
- a CDS encoding cytochrome b/b6 domain-containing protein yields the protein MNNKVKVWDISTRLFHWGMIGLLAGLWWSADAGELVWHQVLAYSLMVLIVFRIIWGLVGSDTAKFSHFIKHPKTVFQYVGSIKRHGVSSSVGHNPLGGYMVIALIAVVTLQLSTGLFATDEIFTEGPLYSYVASDTALWLTWLHKQTFNIILLLASIHVLAVLVHTVKGDKLILPMITGYKNISEAANVSLGFRSVFIALALFSALATLVGNYLIWPMVQML